One region of Paraburkholderia acidiphila genomic DNA includes:
- a CDS encoding S10 family peptidase codes for MNDEANDEAQSTQGNGGTRGAGPTGGNGKHRSQADQPCFDPTAYGNGPDDFVTDVTENAAITHHAIQIGKEVIAYTATAGHLVTVDPSSSQPNAKIFYVAFTKDGVQAQDRPVTFFYNGGPGSSSVFVLLGSFAPKRIKTAMPGFTPPAPYALEDNPDSLLDKSDLIFINPVGTGYSAAIAPHHNRDFWGVDQDADSLKQFIKRYLTANDRWNSPKFLYGESYGTARSCVLAYRLHEDGVDLNGITLQSSILDYTQSGNPVGALPTAAADAWYHKRLGVTPAPKDLQAFAAQVAQFARTDYLQALSKFPDPKDKSIPATLKTLSQYTGIDTQTLESWNLDIASYDSRGNSLFLTTLMKDKGVALGSYDGRVTAIDTGIAGNIDPNSGGNDPTMTAVSGVYTAMWNSYLNEQLKFRTNSSFTDLNDQAFKNWNFGHIDPTGAQKGVDAQGNIVLYTAGDLAAVMALNPDLRVLSANGYYDFVTPFYQTVIDLQKMPLLDQKVRDNLSARFYPSGHMVYLDAGSRTALKADLAKLYQVAVTDRPAVARIRALQRMSTMSTMHH; via the coding sequence CCCAGGGCAACGGCGGCACTCGAGGGGCCGGCCCCACGGGCGGCAACGGCAAGCATCGCTCCCAGGCCGATCAGCCGTGCTTCGATCCCACTGCTTACGGCAACGGCCCTGACGACTTCGTCACCGACGTGACCGAGAACGCCGCGATCACGCACCACGCCATTCAGATTGGCAAGGAAGTCATTGCCTATACGGCAACGGCGGGCCATCTCGTGACGGTCGATCCGAGCAGTTCGCAGCCCAATGCCAAGATCTTCTACGTGGCATTCACGAAAGACGGCGTGCAGGCGCAAGACCGTCCCGTCACGTTCTTCTACAACGGCGGCCCGGGCTCGTCTTCCGTTTTCGTGCTGCTCGGTTCGTTCGCGCCCAAGCGCATCAAGACCGCGATGCCGGGCTTCACGCCGCCCGCGCCCTATGCGCTCGAAGACAATCCGGACAGCCTGCTCGACAAGAGCGACCTCATCTTTATCAATCCCGTGGGCACCGGCTATTCGGCCGCGATCGCGCCGCATCACAACCGCGACTTCTGGGGCGTGGACCAGGACGCGGATTCGCTCAAGCAATTCATCAAGCGCTATCTCACGGCGAACGATCGCTGGAATTCGCCGAAGTTTCTCTATGGCGAATCGTATGGCACGGCGCGCAGTTGCGTGCTCGCCTACCGGCTGCACGAGGATGGCGTGGATCTGAACGGCATCACGCTGCAGTCGTCGATACTCGATTACACGCAAAGCGGCAATCCGGTGGGCGCGCTGCCCACGGCCGCCGCCGATGCCTGGTACCACAAGCGCCTTGGCGTCACGCCCGCGCCGAAGGACCTGCAGGCGTTCGCCGCGCAGGTCGCGCAATTCGCGCGCACCGATTATCTGCAGGCGCTGTCGAAGTTTCCCGATCCCAAAGACAAGAGCATTCCGGCAACGCTCAAAACGCTCTCGCAATACACGGGCATCGACACGCAAACGCTGGAGTCGTGGAATCTCGACATCGCCTCGTACGACAGCCGCGGCAACTCGCTCTTCCTCACCACACTCATGAAGGACAAGGGCGTGGCGCTCGGCTCGTACGACGGCCGCGTGACCGCCATCGATACGGGGATTGCCGGCAACATCGACCCCAATTCGGGCGGCAACGATCCCACCATGACGGCGGTGAGCGGCGTGTATACGGCGATGTGGAACAGCTACCTGAACGAGCAGCTCAAGTTCCGCACGAACTCGTCGTTCACGGACCTGAACGATCAGGCGTTCAAGAACTGGAACTTCGGCCATATCGATCCGACGGGCGCGCAAAAGGGCGTGGACGCGCAGGGCAATATCGTGCTCTACACGGCAGGCGACCTCGCGGCGGTGATGGCGCTGAACCCGGATTTGCGCGTGCTTTCGGCGAACGGCTACTATGATTTCGTCACGCCGTTCTACCAGACCGTGATCGATCTGCAGAAGATGCCGCTCCTCGACCAGAAGGTGCGCGACAACCTGAGCGCACGCTTCTATCCCTCGGGGCACATGGTGTATCTCGACGCCGGCTCACGCACGGCGCTCAAGGCCGATCTCGCGAAGCTCTATCAGGTCGCCGTAACGGACCGCCCCGCGGTGGCGCGCATTCGCGCCCTCCAGCGCATGAGCACGATGAGCACCATGCATCATTGA